The following are from one region of the Rhipicephalus microplus isolate Deutch F79 chromosome 1, USDA_Rmic, whole genome shotgun sequence genome:
- the LOC119165442 gene encoding gonadotropin-releasing hormone receptor — MEDALENISCAIVNGANFENGSDVTTTISEDILGPRYHKRVRIVIIIVMIVASVAGNTIVCWKLVFKRRHRRVSKARVLFLNLAIADLLVACVTMTSQVVWEVMGRVWIAGDAFCRFFKFLQTFALVSSTYMLVTIAVDRHIAIAKPLTPSPDPWKLAVVTWLASCMPSLPNVYVFHSVEVAPGKCFCASIFYDRDTPLYHRQIYMGFVFFMVFVAPLMLLVTFYTGILWTIWKHSSRSGKMGQQTSSSLPRAKVKTLKMTAVVFGAFLVTNVPYMVQEVILAFGNPGILDANVVALFGVISASNSAINPYIFLYFEKRRCRGGRSGLGGLLKRLPCMGSRPGGTDRGGQQTVMLSVHYSGRHSRTMTTMNCESCSCSEKTNC; from the exons ATGGAAGATGCACTCGAGAACATATCCTGTGCCATAGTAAATGGAGCCAATTTCGAAAATGGCAGTGATGTCACTACCACTATCTCTGAAGACATCCTCGGTCCTCGGTATCACAAGAGAGTtcgcatcgtcatcatcatcgtcatgatAGTGGCTTCCGTAGCCGGAAACACCATCGTCTGCTGGAAGCTCGTCTTCAAGCGTCGCCACAGGCGCGTCTCTAAGGCGAGGGTGTTGTTCCTTAACCTGGCCATTGCGGATCTTCTGGTGGcttgcgtcacaatgacgtcacaaGTGGTGTGGGAAGTGATGGGCCGCGTGTGGATAGCCGGTGATGCCTTCTGCCGCTTCTTCAAGTTTCTGCAGACGTTCGCGCTGGTCTCGTCCACTTACATGCTAGTGACCATTGCTGTAGACCGACACATCGCTATCGCCAAACCACTGACACCCAGCCCAGACCCGTGGAAATTGGCCGTCGTGACGTGGCTCGCTTCGTGCATGCCATCGTTGCCGAACGTGTACGTGTTTCACAGTGTCGAAGTCGCGCCCGGAAAATGCTTCTGCGCGTCCATCTTCTACGACCGCGACACGCCTTTGTACCATCGCCAGATCTACATGGGGTTTGTGTTCTTCATGGTGTTTGTGGCGCCACTCATGCTGCTGGTGACATTCTACACGGGCATTCTGTGGACTATTTGGAAGCACAGTTCGAGAAGCGGCAAAATGGGACAGCAGACCAGCTCATCACTGCCACGTGCAAAG GTAAAGACGCTGAAAATGACGGCGGTGGTGTTCGGCGCGTTCCTCGTGACCAATGTACCGTACATGGTCCAGGAGGTCATCTTGGCCTTTGGCAACCCTGGAATTCTCGACGCCAACGTGGTCGCTCTGTTTGGCGTCATCTCCGCTTCTAACAGTGCCATCAATCCCTACATCTTCCTTTACTTCGAGAAGAGACGGTGCCGTGGTGGTCGGAGTGGCCTTGGCGGACTGCTAAAACGATTGCCCTGCATGGGGAGTCGACCAGGTGGCACCGACAGGGGTGGCCAACAAACGGTCATGCTGTCAGTGCACTACTCAGGCAGACACTCGCGCACCATGACCACCATGAACTGTGAATCTTGCTCATGCTCGGAGAAGACTAACTGCTGA